A single window of Pelorhabdus rhamnosifermentans DNA harbors:
- a CDS encoding CDC48 family AAA ATPase: MGKNEVVSLKIAEALSKDVGRNFARLDPVDFVKLGVEIGDIVELAGRRRTAARVMPAFSDDRNKEIIQIDGITRENVQGSLGDKINVYKAEPVLAQEITLIPLGTVPTGRMIKDTSYLGKILEGVCVTSGDRVRVNLFGSSAQDFRVMATKPDGLALIKASTRVKMKPIDNTGEKKGMGQKISYEDIGGLEREVQRIREMIELPLKYPQIFEHLGIEAPKGVLLVGPPGTGKTLIAKAVAGETDANFTQISGPEIIAKYYGESEANLREIFERARDNAPSIIFLDELDGIAPKRAEVTGEVEKRVVTQLLALMDGLESRQEVIVIGATNRPDAIDPALRRPGRFDREINIGVPDKNGRLKILQIHTRGMPLASNVELVQLANITHGFVGADLAALCREAAMITLRSILPEIDMSQDYLPYELLRDLTVSMENFLQALAEIEPSAIREVFVENPNVHWDQIGGLDEVKQELQEAIEWPIKYERLYQQALLPSPKGILMYGPPGTGKTLLAKAIATECQANFISIKGPELLSKWVGESEKGVREIFKKARQVAPCIIFFDELDAMAPRRQAGGNSGDATMDRIVGQLLTELDGLEKLKSVNVVAATNRPDLIDEALLRPGRFDLMLEIPLPDLNERGLIFGVHTNGRRLANDVILTELARQTEGWSGAQIELVCNNAARLLVRNCIMTGQLDEVELILQKHHFQTAISKLLVQKRTS; the protein is encoded by the coding sequence ATGGGGAAAAACGAGGTGGTATCTTTAAAAATTGCCGAAGCATTGTCTAAAGATGTAGGGAGAAATTTTGCCAGGCTTGATCCTGTTGATTTCGTTAAATTGGGCGTAGAAATCGGCGATATAGTGGAACTGGCTGGTCGGCGTCGTACTGCGGCCAGAGTTATGCCTGCTTTTTCTGACGACAGAAACAAAGAGATTATTCAAATTGACGGCATAACTCGTGAAAATGTGCAAGGCAGTTTGGGAGATAAAATTAATGTATATAAGGCTGAACCCGTTTTGGCCCAGGAGATTACCTTGATACCATTAGGTACTGTGCCTACTGGACGGATGATCAAAGATACCAGCTATTTGGGGAAAATTCTTGAAGGTGTGTGCGTTACCAGCGGAGACCGGGTACGGGTAAATCTATTTGGCTCTAGCGCTCAGGACTTTCGTGTAATGGCGACAAAACCAGACGGACTAGCTTTAATCAAAGCTTCTACTCGGGTGAAAATGAAACCGATTGATAATACTGGCGAGAAAAAAGGCATGGGACAAAAAATTAGCTACGAGGATATCGGCGGTCTGGAGCGTGAGGTTCAGCGTATTCGTGAAATGATTGAGCTGCCGCTAAAATATCCGCAAATTTTTGAGCACTTAGGGATTGAAGCTCCTAAAGGAGTTCTGCTTGTCGGGCCGCCTGGGACAGGCAAAACATTGATTGCTAAGGCGGTTGCGGGAGAGACCGATGCTAACTTTACCCAAATTAGCGGGCCTGAAATTATCGCCAAGTATTATGGGGAAAGTGAGGCGAATTTACGCGAAATTTTTGAGCGAGCCAGGGACAATGCGCCAAGTATTATATTTCTGGACGAATTGGATGGAATAGCTCCAAAGCGTGCCGAGGTGACCGGTGAAGTAGAAAAACGAGTAGTAACCCAACTGTTGGCTCTTATGGATGGGTTGGAATCCAGACAGGAAGTGATCGTTATCGGGGCAACGAATCGCCCGGATGCAATTGATCCAGCATTGAGGCGTCCCGGACGTTTTGATCGTGAAATCAATATTGGCGTTCCTGATAAAAACGGACGGTTAAAGATCCTGCAAATACATACAAGAGGTATGCCGCTTGCGTCAAATGTGGAATTAGTTCAACTGGCAAATATTACCCATGGTTTTGTAGGGGCTGATTTGGCAGCCTTGTGCCGGGAAGCTGCTATGATCACTTTACGTAGTATTTTACCTGAGATAGATATGAGTCAAGATTATTTGCCATATGAATTACTGCGGGATTTGACAGTATCAATGGAGAATTTTCTCCAGGCGTTAGCCGAGATCGAGCCATCAGCTATCCGGGAAGTTTTTGTTGAAAACCCTAATGTTCATTGGGATCAGATTGGAGGATTGGATGAGGTTAAGCAAGAGTTGCAGGAAGCTATTGAATGGCCAATCAAATATGAAAGGCTTTACCAACAAGCCCTGCTTCCTTCTCCTAAAGGCATTCTGATGTACGGTCCGCCAGGCACAGGCAAGACTTTGCTGGCCAAGGCAATAGCTACAGAATGTCAGGCTAACTTTATATCAATCAAAGGCCCGGAACTGCTTTCCAAGTGGGTAGGAGAATCCGAAAAAGGTGTGCGAGAAATATTTAAGAAGGCTCGGCAGGTTGCCCCATGCATTATATTTTTTGATGAACTGGATGCCATGGCTCCTAGGCGTCAAGCTGGCGGCAATAGTGGCGATGCTACCATGGACCGCATTGTAGGTCAGCTTCTTACTGAGCTTGACGGGCTTGAAAAACTTAAAAGTGTTAATGTTGTAGCGGCAACAAATCGGCCGGATTTAATTGACGAAGCGCTGCTTCGGCCGGGAAGGTTTGATTTAATGCTGGAAATACCCCTGCCTGATCTGAATGAACGGGGGCTTATCTTTGGCGTACACACGAATGGCAGGAGACTAGCCAATGACGTTATTTTGACTGAATTGGCCAGGCAAACCGAAGGGTGGTCAGGCGCACAAATTGAACTGGTATGTAATAATGCCGCCAGATTATTAGTTCGCAACTGTATTATGACTGGCCAGTTGGATGAAGTTGAATTGATTCTGCAAAAGCATCATTTTCAAACGGCTATTAGTAAACTTCTTGTACAGAAAAGAACTTCCTGA